A region of Rhizorhabdus wittichii RW1 DNA encodes the following proteins:
- a CDS encoding Rieske (2Fe-2S) domain protein (PFAM: Rieske [2Fe-2S] domain protein), whose amino-acid sequence MANYWFNSKLGYAPPDWFSTFGNIDPGSPVKPPEFRRLMPLSRPDADYDLGSNAETWSYFWHPVATLAEFQSHSHTGRGPMATRLLDRQIVLVELDGKVQAFDDRCPHRSASLGLGVLDKGEFRCRYHGWRFDAAGRCTDIPSMEEGQKVPGNIRLTQFDCDVRYDLIWVRLKSGATTEIPHFPAWDDPTMTSHMGAPYLWPVSSGRRVANFTDVTHLPFGHKGTLGGPPYTRFKAYPIAQHDGMLEFQQDQFIAYNPGDATFGPPTGPESIMLPPGGYQVVMPFTVMLFFDFGQGRFSQIMMHPTPIDAENCRSYWITSHTTDSSATQEHLSLQSTVLTEDIAFVSSQNPRALSDEAGEMSVKADKPEIIWRRWLKRLIAAAAIGPAEIDRCLAETGTH is encoded by the coding sequence ATGGCGAATTATTGGTTCAACTCAAAATTGGGCTACGCGCCGCCCGACTGGTTCTCGACCTTCGGGAACATCGATCCGGGCAGCCCCGTCAAGCCGCCCGAGTTTCGCCGGCTCATGCCGTTGTCCAGGCCCGATGCGGACTATGACCTCGGATCCAACGCCGAGACCTGGTCCTATTTCTGGCATCCCGTCGCCACGCTGGCCGAATTTCAATCGCATAGCCACACCGGGCGCGGGCCGATGGCCACGCGGCTGCTCGATCGCCAGATCGTGCTGGTCGAGCTCGACGGAAAGGTTCAGGCATTCGACGACCGCTGCCCCCATCGCAGCGCCTCTCTCGGCCTCGGCGTGCTCGACAAGGGGGAGTTTCGCTGCCGCTATCATGGCTGGCGCTTCGACGCGGCGGGGCGGTGCACGGATATCCCCTCCATGGAGGAAGGACAGAAGGTCCCCGGCAATATTCGCCTGACGCAGTTCGACTGCGACGTGCGCTATGACCTGATCTGGGTCCGCCTGAAGTCGGGCGCGACCACCGAGATCCCGCACTTCCCGGCGTGGGACGATCCGACGATGACCTCGCATATGGGGGCGCCATATTTGTGGCCGGTGTCGAGCGGACGCCGCGTCGCGAACTTCACCGATGTGACGCACCTGCCCTTTGGCCATAAGGGAACGCTCGGCGGGCCGCCCTACACGCGCTTCAAGGCTTATCCGATTGCCCAGCATGACGGGATGCTGGAGTTTCAGCAGGATCAGTTCATCGCCTATAATCCCGGCGACGCGACCTTCGGTCCGCCGACCGGCCCCGAATCCATCATGTTGCCGCCTGGCGGCTATCAGGTCGTCATGCCGTTCACGGTCATGCTGTTCTTCGATTTCGGCCAGGGCCGCTTCAGCCAGATCATGATGCATCCCACGCCGATCGATGCGGAAAATTGCCGGAGCTACTGGATCACGTCGCACACGACCGACAGTTCGGCCACGCAGGAGCATCTCTCCCTGCAATCGACCGTCCTGACCGAGGACATCGCCTTCGTCTCGTCTCAGAATCCCCGGGCGTTGAGCGACGAGGCTGGAGAAATGTCGGTCAAGGCGGACAAGCCGGAGATCATCTGGCGCCGCTGGCTCAAGCGCTTGATCGCGGCGGCGGCCATCGGACCGGCGGAGATCGATCGCTGCCTGGCGGAAACGGGCACCCATTGA
- a CDS encoding short chain enoyl-CoA hydratase (PFAM: Enoyl-CoA hydratase/isomerase) codes for MPSLPDSVTLDVADHIAVVTINRPEARNTVDASVAQGLSAALDEVEARPDIAAGIITGAGGNFCAGMDLKAFLRGEVVRLPDRGFAGVTQVRSTKPWIAALEGYALAGGFEIALWADLIVATEETKVGLPEVKRGLVANAGGLLRLPRQMPPRIAAELVLTGDIVPASRLQPYGIINRIVPAGEALREARALASRLVENGPLAIAASKRVMQEGMDWTTDEMFDRQFAITRPIFESADAREGARAFAEKRQPVWKGG; via the coding sequence ATGCCTTCCCTCCCCGACAGCGTGACGCTCGACGTCGCCGACCACATCGCGGTCGTGACCATCAATCGGCCGGAGGCGCGCAACACGGTCGACGCATCGGTCGCGCAAGGCCTGTCGGCCGCGTTGGACGAGGTCGAGGCACGGCCCGACATCGCCGCCGGGATCATCACCGGAGCGGGCGGTAATTTCTGCGCCGGCATGGACCTCAAGGCGTTCCTGCGCGGCGAGGTCGTCCGCCTGCCCGATCGCGGCTTCGCGGGCGTGACCCAGGTCAGATCGACGAAACCGTGGATCGCCGCGCTGGAGGGCTATGCGCTTGCCGGCGGCTTCGAGATCGCGCTCTGGGCCGACCTGATCGTCGCCACCGAGGAGACCAAGGTCGGCCTGCCGGAGGTGAAGCGCGGCCTCGTCGCCAATGCCGGCGGGCTGCTGAGGCTTCCGCGACAGATGCCGCCCCGCATCGCGGCCGAGCTCGTCCTGACCGGGGATATCGTGCCGGCAAGCCGGCTCCAGCCCTATGGGATCATCAACCGCATCGTTCCCGCCGGCGAGGCGTTGCGGGAGGCCCGGGCGCTCGCGTCCAGGCTGGTCGAGAACGGACCGCTCGCCATCGCCGCCAGCAAGCGGGTGATGCAGGAAGGCATGGACTGGACCACCGACGAGATGTTCGATCGCCAGTTCGCAATCACCCGCCCCATATTCGAGAGCGCCGATGCCCGCGAAGGCGCCAGGGCCTTCGCCGAAAAGCGCCAGCCGGTCTGGAAGGGCGGATGA
- a CDS encoding 5-oxoprolinase (ATP-hydrolyzing) (PFAM: Hydantoinase/oxoprolinase; Hydantoinaseoxoprolinase domain protein) — protein sequence MKRKYIVATDVGGTCTDTVVFARNEPIRLGKALSTPPDFATGVLDSIGTAARAMGMERDDLLRQTALFVHGSTVVDNTIFTRDGARTGLIATAGFEDSLLVTRGAYGRWGGLTEDRIKHPVKTERAPALVGGEAIVGVKERVDYKGAMLCEADEAEIEAAVRKLVDDGKVEAIAVSFLWSFYNMRNEQKVKEVVGRVAPDVYCTLSSEIAPTPGEYERTSTTVINAYAGKIARSYLADLERLLAGAGYVGPVMVMQGYGGLIPAHESADRSIGMLECGPAAGVIGSRALGELLDQPNVIATDMGGTTFKVSVIQDGAIEYAREPMVDRFHYSQPKIEVVSLGAGGGSIISIEDGGTPQVGPRSAGSRPGPVCYGFGGEEPTLTDVFLMIGYMDPKSFLAGSMELDEARSRAVFEDRIARPLGLDVERAAIGIYRIAAAQVTDLIRQITVERGLDPRDFVLHAFGGSCGMLAGMFAAELGVKRMVVPYTASVNCAFGLISADIAHEYSRTVALPLPQPASAVNEVLAPMIEKARAQLLEEGFEGARVHFDCAIDLRYSRQVHELTTPLRGDFPVDDAALATLVGDFEDLYERKYGKGSAYREAGIEITQIRVGARGLMERPEIIVEAEEGSDPAAAQAGRRRIFVDARDAMVECAVYDFEKLRPGNVVQGPAVIHSPITTIVLQDRQCGTIDGYRNIIIDLA from the coding sequence ATGAAACGGAAATATATCGTCGCGACCGATGTCGGCGGCACCTGCACCGACACCGTCGTCTTCGCCAGGAATGAGCCCATCCGGCTGGGCAAGGCGCTGTCGACCCCTCCGGACTTCGCGACCGGCGTGCTGGATTCGATCGGCACCGCGGCACGGGCGATGGGGATGGAGCGTGACGATCTGCTCCGGCAGACGGCGCTGTTCGTCCACGGCTCGACGGTCGTCGACAATACGATCTTCACCCGCGACGGCGCGCGGACCGGCCTCATCGCCACCGCCGGGTTCGAGGACAGCCTGCTCGTGACGCGTGGCGCCTATGGGCGCTGGGGCGGGCTGACCGAAGATCGGATCAAGCATCCCGTGAAGACCGAGCGCGCGCCGGCGCTGGTCGGCGGCGAGGCCATCGTCGGGGTCAAGGAGCGTGTCGACTACAAGGGCGCGATGCTGTGCGAGGCCGACGAAGCGGAGATCGAAGCGGCCGTGCGAAAGCTTGTCGATGACGGCAAGGTCGAGGCGATCGCCGTGTCCTTCCTCTGGTCCTTCTACAACATGCGCAACGAGCAGAAGGTCAAGGAGGTCGTCGGCCGCGTGGCGCCCGACGTCTATTGCACCCTGTCGAGCGAGATCGCGCCGACGCCGGGCGAATATGAGCGCACGTCGACGACGGTGATCAACGCCTATGCCGGCAAGATCGCCCGGTCCTACCTGGCCGATCTCGAGCGACTTCTCGCCGGCGCCGGCTATGTCGGTCCGGTGATGGTGATGCAGGGCTATGGCGGGCTCATTCCCGCCCATGAGTCCGCCGATCGATCGATCGGGATGCTCGAATGCGGTCCGGCGGCGGGGGTGATCGGCAGCCGCGCCCTGGGCGAGCTGCTCGACCAGCCCAACGTCATCGCCACCGACATGGGGGGCACGACCTTCAAGGTCTCGGTCATCCAGGACGGCGCGATCGAATATGCCCGCGAGCCGATGGTGGACCGGTTCCATTATTCACAGCCGAAGATCGAAGTGGTGTCGCTGGGGGCTGGCGGCGGCTCGATCATCTCGATCGAGGATGGCGGCACGCCCCAGGTCGGTCCGCGATCGGCGGGGTCCCGGCCGGGGCCGGTCTGCTACGGCTTCGGCGGCGAGGAGCCGACGCTGACCGACGTGTTCCTGATGATCGGCTACATGGATCCCAAGTCGTTCCTCGCCGGATCGATGGAACTGGACGAGGCGCGCTCGCGCGCCGTGTTCGAAGACCGCATCGCCCGCCCGCTGGGCCTGGATGTCGAGCGCGCGGCGATCGGCATCTATCGTATCGCCGCGGCGCAGGTGACGGACCTGATCCGCCAGATCACCGTCGAGCGCGGCCTGGACCCCCGCGATTTCGTTCTCCATGCCTTCGGTGGATCGTGCGGCATGCTTGCCGGCATGTTCGCGGCCGAACTCGGCGTGAAGCGGATGGTGGTGCCCTATACCGCTTCGGTGAACTGCGCCTTCGGCCTGATATCGGCCGACATCGCCCATGAATATTCGCGGACCGTGGCGCTCCCGCTGCCGCAGCCGGCATCGGCGGTCAACGAGGTGCTGGCGCCGATGATCGAAAAGGCGCGCGCGCAACTGCTGGAAGAAGGCTTCGAGGGCGCGCGCGTCCACTTCGATTGCGCGATCGACCTGCGTTATTCACGCCAGGTCCATGAACTGACCACCCCGCTTCGCGGCGATTTTCCGGTCGACGATGCCGCGCTGGCGACGTTGGTGGGCGACTTCGAGGATCTCTACGAGCGCAAATATGGCAAGGGTTCGGCCTATCGCGAAGCCGGCATCGAGATCACGCAGATCCGTGTCGGCGCGCGCGGCCTCATGGAGCGGCCCGAAATCATCGTGGAGGCGGAGGAGGGAAGCGATCCCGCGGCCGCGCAGGCCGGCCGCCGCCGCATATTCGTCGATGCCCGCGATGCGATGGTGGAATGCGCCGTCTATGACTTCGAGAAGCTGCGCCCCGGCAATGTGGTGCAGGGCCCGGCGGTCATTCATTCGCCGATCACGACAATCGTCCTTCAGGACCGGCAGTGCGGGACGATCGACGGCTATCGCAACATCATCATCGACTTGGCCTGA
- a CDS encoding TonB-dependent receptor (PFAM: TonB-dependent receptor; TonB-dependent receptor, plug), with protein sequence MIKRDIRSTASAIILTMGLMDAASMAQAQTMPADGSDIVVTARRSSEKLKDVPASISVIDNSTIKNAGVVTITQMTNLVSGMTIVANTSQVGDTQINIRGINGARDAESNVALVVDGILKTNTSALNQYQGDLQQVEILKGPQGAYYGRNAAAGAIVMTTKAPGDMFVVEGRASYATQDTRLLQGSVSGPISETAGFVLSGDYRSTDGFYRNTGPTPATRGHSVDDSRNWNIGGRIVLTPTDADRIDLKARYGKIRATPLAFDAVFALPGFAGAFGNPLFDEDVNDHKLVYNRNIRGANRLTSKEASAKFSHDMGWATLTSWVSYSNIREDLLSDAAAGSLGRFNQRASCRASVAALSAAGVQLPQPQFLAPTPEASILGAYTPTTCDGIQYTVRNQKDVSGEIRLASNPGGPLSWFAGAYYLHINRHFGTAINEDQGLGALRSLYNGPASINPTSLLFDDRYKTNVYAGFGSLEYALSDRLTFSGALRFDREDRKVDPLVPNVIDPITNGPINPGFSVGAIVPKSRKYQQLQPKVAIRFKASDELNLFADWGVGFKAGGFNSQGSTAIIDQNFNGPLGSNINISDDYRKERSSAYEAGFKASLFDRRLTMDGAVYYTTVHDMQFFEFYTGNFGILRVVSNIDKVRLYGAEMSLSYRVVPGWTLFANGNVTRSKILKNNTRADTVGNKSPNTSDYTINLGTQVIEPIGEGLNLTFRADYRITGPTWFSTVQNQTKRSIFDLFFPGLGTGEYAKSRRDAYGILDLRAGVQAERWSLTGFVRNLTKKKYLTEVVVAPEFGGEFVSQGEGRTIGLELGWRL encoded by the coding sequence GTGATCAAGAGGGATATCCGCTCAACAGCCAGTGCCATCATCCTGACAATGGGACTCATGGATGCGGCGTCCATGGCGCAGGCGCAAACCATGCCCGCCGACGGTAGCGATATCGTCGTCACGGCGCGCAGAAGCTCAGAGAAATTGAAGGACGTCCCCGCTTCCATTTCCGTCATCGACAATAGCACCATCAAGAATGCGGGGGTGGTGACGATCACCCAGATGACCAACCTGGTGTCGGGCATGACGATCGTCGCCAATACCTCTCAGGTCGGTGATACCCAGATCAATATCCGTGGCATCAATGGCGCGCGCGATGCCGAGAGCAATGTCGCGCTCGTCGTCGACGGCATCCTCAAGACCAACACCTCGGCGCTCAACCAGTATCAGGGAGATCTTCAGCAGGTCGAAATCCTGAAAGGGCCGCAGGGCGCCTATTATGGCCGGAACGCCGCGGCGGGCGCGATCGTCATGACCACGAAGGCGCCGGGCGACATGTTCGTCGTCGAGGGGCGGGCGAGCTATGCCACGCAGGATACGAGGCTTCTGCAGGGCTCCGTCAGCGGGCCGATCAGCGAGACCGCGGGGTTCGTCCTGTCGGGCGACTATCGGTCGACGGACGGCTTCTACCGCAACACCGGCCCCACCCCGGCAACGCGAGGCCATAGCGTGGACGACTCGCGGAACTGGAATATCGGCGGCCGCATCGTCCTGACGCCGACGGATGCCGATCGGATCGACCTGAAGGCCCGTTATGGCAAGATCCGGGCGACGCCCCTGGCCTTCGATGCCGTTTTCGCGCTTCCGGGCTTCGCCGGCGCCTTCGGCAATCCGCTGTTCGACGAAGACGTCAACGACCACAAGCTGGTGTATAATCGCAACATCCGCGGCGCCAACCGGCTCACCTCGAAGGAAGCATCGGCAAAGTTCAGCCACGACATGGGGTGGGCGACCCTGACGAGCTGGGTCTCCTATTCGAATATCCGGGAAGACCTTCTGTCCGATGCGGCGGCGGGTTCGCTCGGACGGTTCAACCAGCGCGCTTCGTGCCGGGCATCGGTGGCGGCGCTCTCGGCGGCCGGCGTCCAGCTCCCCCAACCGCAATTCCTTGCGCCGACGCCCGAGGCGTCGATCCTCGGAGCCTACACGCCCACCACCTGCGACGGCATCCAGTATACGGTCCGCAACCAGAAGGACGTCAGTGGCGAAATCAGGCTGGCGTCCAACCCCGGCGGCCCGCTGTCCTGGTTTGCCGGAGCCTATTACCTTCATATCAACCGGCACTTCGGCACGGCGATCAATGAGGACCAGGGCCTCGGCGCTCTGCGAAGCCTCTATAACGGGCCGGCCAGCATCAATCCCACCTCGCTCCTCTTCGATGATCGCTACAAGACCAATGTCTATGCCGGCTTCGGTTCGCTCGAATATGCGCTTTCCGACCGTCTGACCTTCTCCGGCGCGTTGCGGTTCGACCGCGAGGACCGCAAGGTCGATCCCCTGGTGCCGAACGTGATCGATCCGATCACGAACGGTCCGATAAACCCGGGCTTCTCGGTGGGCGCTATCGTGCCGAAGTCGCGCAAATATCAACAGCTCCAGCCCAAGGTCGCGATCCGCTTCAAGGCCAGCGACGAGTTGAACCTGTTCGCCGACTGGGGCGTCGGCTTCAAGGCCGGCGGTTTCAACAGCCAAGGCAGCACCGCGATCATCGATCAGAATTTCAACGGTCCGCTGGGGTCGAACATCAATATCAGCGATGACTATCGCAAGGAACGATCAAGCGCCTATGAAGCGGGGTTCAAGGCGTCCCTATTCGACCGGCGCCTGACGATGGACGGGGCGGTCTATTACACCACCGTCCACGACATGCAGTTCTTCGAATTCTACACGGGTAATTTCGGAATTCTGCGGGTCGTCTCCAATATCGACAAGGTCAGGCTGTACGGCGCGGAAATGAGCCTGTCCTACCGTGTCGTTCCGGGCTGGACCCTCTTCGCGAACGGCAATGTCACCCGCAGCAAGATCCTGAAGAACAATACGCGCGCGGACACGGTCGGCAACAAGTCGCCGAATACGTCGGATTACACGATCAATCTGGGCACCCAGGTGATTGAACCGATCGGCGAAGGGTTGAACCTGACGTTCCGGGCCGATTACCGCATAACCGGGCCGACCTGGTTCTCCACCGTCCAGAATCAGACCAAGCGTTCGATCTTCGACCTGTTCTTTCCCGGCCTCGGTACCGGTGAATATGCCAAGTCCCGGCGCGACGCCTACGGCATTCTCGATCTTCGCGCGGGCGTCCAGGCTGAGCGCTGGTCGCTGACCGGCTTCGTCCGAAATCTGACCAAGAAGAAATATCTCACCGAAGTGGTCGTGGCGCCCGAGTTCGGCGGCGAGTTCGTCAGTCAGGGCGAAGGACGGACGATCGGCCTGGAACTGGGTTGGCGGTTATGA